In Acipenser ruthenus chromosome 60, fAciRut3.2 maternal haplotype, whole genome shotgun sequence, a genomic segment contains:
- the LOC117410024 gene encoding uncharacterized protein LOC117410024 isoform X1 has product MLARRWLVLYTAAVMSYFNPERALAAPQDNDGVVQSRAPPLSPPPYVVVLISCSGVFSFVLLLLACMCCKRGGGFNEFDNTEGEECSGGEGSPAAEDSSSSQSLPEVYILPLSQANHPSIQKGGGPQGFSRQNLSYLQEIGNGWFGKVILSEMFSEPSPAQAVVKELRVNAGPLEQRKFLTEAQPYRNLQHPNILQCLGLCSETLPFLLVMEFCQLGDLKRYLRAQRNSDGMTPDLLTCDLATLQRMAFEITSGLLHLHQNNYIHSDLALRNCLLTSDLTVRIGDYGLSHNHYKEDYYLTPDKLWIPLRWVAPELLDELHGNLLVIDQSKASNVWSLGVTIWELLEFGAQPHRHLSDEEVLTFVIKERQIKLAKPRLKLAHSDYWYEVMQSCWLPSSQRPPVEEIHLLLSSLIAAERGMGAEEGVEESDESFEQRWDCLRASPLNRPQQNNNLNPASFPLLEPVGSNTSGQTSVTIDLDDILTVTETSKGLNFEYLWEQARRGRGHLPKPLPLTHPLPIINPTHHGQMTSRAHSRHSLDTPTVVPVISARSPSLASEYYIRLEEHAPNPNSPPSTHPNGLSIAPPLPEKRHFIKLQTFPYEPLSGHFPAQSPPHSGPPLPPPFPPPSYPQSTDSLNARMLPASGTAEQGRKVTTTTNSDLELTELKTRSNHLGQTMNSTESAKLLTRKAVPVEIMTNSTVEILPFGTGSVNTTPRDYAMVNITPVNQSLLQTEPKPSGLVEVMPNELPSEKSGCLPPSLPEKGRLLDGSQPKSGCFPIHSPPKTEADLPQLALTRPPKSHTEVKEVVVSELYLHSRPLPPPPTNQPLLPQSKAGLVGPEEHRKGSEPNFPSDWSASGSVPEVHDNKSSTEVLKNSRNRLPSFTGSASLSGSSEYTDPLMGASISNFDLLAFQRQRRPHAVPPSPSLSPSLPPSSLLRTSPPLPMPPSTRPLPLPLSPSLPPPLSSPPQLPPAYQAKISPTTNEAALRETAMHDNKDQNVSEVTASLDIASCHSHLTETPSCPLSIKPSKSVLTEIMTTQQTTPSQSLINEITPESSDIMSLFTESTTTDPLLKETSSLLEDIACNIMSTDSVLSNKTFLTDMMSSESDWMTCDKTFLTDVSSRQSEWMDIMSNKTFLTDIPSNDIPPDKPERTEIVSRGLTDIQSHGPAGGVHKDLPSSTQITSRSSTVLTSADTELESEILPKESVLTEITASSLVNEMSLSIPVSTNTEPTASAETVVDTTLREITSDFVATPKELTDLTPSKPLANAMNFKTTQHSSVTEPRELADVKQCIHADTGLKDAVPEEITASQTHDPSWDRPPGAEARCQGSVEIIITPSGPESEDSVLSEITQKESVIPTDDTLTGVASSDLELTAVEPKDCVVTGVKPREGVLTGIEPKDCVLTGVNPSKGVFTGIEPKDCVLTGAEHQYSLSLTSCNSTLTEILPSTLLLTEVAAHTPALAKSPQTHTALIVAKDSVEVQTGITFAHSALKAMEPNAVTEATALEGTEQTLELEISKPEKETASGDASLTELSLPLKTALTDLTLSQILPSNQSETEPADSTCITSSHHPATESLGLEATPSEQSLTKSLNLSLTDVAFPSLTPSQSLLFSDITPSDQSLSFPTPTDSGFSPLSSSLDCLTPADPPEGTGGFRMLGADTPHRDSAYFSDGENETERVRSGGVWGQQQPQQRMRNVPDDFGHLTDFKYFKMGELYLPSQPRRLEGILENFESEELEKQDLQDLENEESKGLLQNFQNRNQEPKVLGNFKNTVIENDGDTHAGQIVSDKVCNSNKLETVDDTVRRSTPLQGLLNRDSKNLVDPAWNVHENFENKGSKFCEDMIPEEIENTLIANFVTKSPDPKMEIRDSRVLDIRGSRVLESRGSRLLEGYGQKRLEDVEPSRDVRNTDPAFQDRTDSRQDSGIRIPEHSSLQNCSSAYSNNNSTNSEASEETKYLEHSPFWNFESKSLEVNSFQNAGESEMKDPQDQILLENRDPERDSLENFENLEILCQNSLENLEMISGTRDPEFKNRDSSSSEMRGLEQNLLEGSEKSHMKEIELFEKGAQNALQNSRDPKHKSKKIEDNRPENTQNFETRDSTIRNTKTTEQSSPPSSELTGVDDKRGLPVSDQGSLDRKRGQRSLSKKQAKNGLMMQVCEERLQFSLRENVNRNVLSGGCVTERVELRPWGHPGSVPALPAKERASEKEGELHDSLRNQSSDCLEPTANDIAEDHRTSRNDDTVSAPEAKEAGTLEEPPADDITNGPPKLPIGPDPETTPPQPQHIQSMKAKLARLSLSLPPLTLDLSLTTSPKSLWGREQDEEEGPGHGAGSDPEDEEDGGAGPVIVVTETETDRRHSLRSLLKSPRSLEEHAERERERERRRNVSFFDDVTVYLFDQEIPTNELSSGSAPTSPSPSYDATGESGSNAFLDDGLGGSSLQWEDEFPETKEAEPDLITSSRFTVIPAEDPPTLTETGQLN; this is encoded by the exons GAGTTTGATAACACCGAGGGAGAGGAGTGTTCTGGGGGGGAGGGCAGCCCTGCTGCAGAGGATAGCAGCTCCTCCCAGTCTCTCCCCGAGGTCTACATCCTTCCACTGAGCCAGGCCAACCACCCCTCCATCCAGAAAG GTGGGGGCCCGCAAGGGTTCAGCCGTCAGAACCTGAGCTACCTGCAGGAGATTGGGAACGGCTGGTTTGGGAAG GTGATCTTGTCTGAGATGTTCTCcgagcccagcccagcccaggcTGTGGTGAAGGAGCTCAGAGTGAACGCTGGCCCCCTGGAGCAGAGGAAGTTCCTGACTGAGGCCCAACCCTACCG AAACCTCCAGCACCCCAACATTCTGCAGTGTCTGGGCCTGTGCAGTGAGACCCTCCCCTTCCTGCTGGTCATGGAATTCTGTCAGCTG GGTGATTTGAAGCGCTATCTCCGAGCGCAGAGGAACTCTGACGGCATGACCCCTGACCTTTTGACCTGTGACCTGGCGACCTTACAGCGCATGGCCTTCGAAATTACATCCGGCCTTTTACACCTGCACCAGAACAACTACATTCACAG TGACCTGGCCCTCCGAAACTGTCTACTGACCTCTGACCTCACAGTCCGCATCGGAGATTATGGGCTGTCACACAATCACTACAAG GAGGATTACTACCTGACCCCTGACAAGCTCTGGATTCCTCTGCGCTGGGTGGCCCCTGAGCTGCTGGACGAGCTCCACGGGAATCTGCTGGTCATCGATCAGAGCAAAGCGAGCAACGTGTG GTCTCTCGGGGTGACGATCTGGGAGCTGCTTGAATTCGGAGCGCAGCCTCACAGGCACCTCTCAGACGAAGAGGTCCTAACGTTCGTCATCAAGGAGAGGCAGATCAAACTAGCCAAGCCCCGGCTCAAACTGGCCCACTCAGACTACTG GTACGAGGTGATGCAGTCCTGCTGGCTGCCCTCCTCGCAGCGCCCCCCGGTGGAAGAAAtccacctcctcctctcctccctcataGCAGCAGAGCGAGGGATGGGAGCGGAGGAGGGAGTGGAGGAGAGTGACGAGAGCTTCGAGCAGCGCTGGGATTGCCTCCGAGCCTCTCCTCTGAACCGCCCGCAGCAGAACAACAACCTGAACCCCGCCTCCTTCCCCTTGCTGGAGCCCGTGGGGAGCAACACCAGTGGGCAAACTTCCGTTACGATCGACTTAGACGACATCCTGACAGTCACCGAGACCAGCAAGGGGTTAAATTTCGAGTACCTCTGGGAGCAAGCACGCCGGGGGCGGGGGCACCTCCCTAAGCCCCTCCCATTGACACACCCACTCCCCATCATAAACCCCACCCACCACGGTCAGATGACCTCCAGAGCTCACAGCCGCCACAGCTTAGACACGCCCACCGTGGTGCCTGTCATCAGCGCCCGAAGCCCGTCATTGGCCAGCGAGTACTACATCCGGCTGGAAGAACACGCCCCCAACCCCAACTCCCCACCCTCCACGCATCCTAACGGACTGTCTATAGCCCCGCCTCTTCCAGAAAAGAGGCATTTTATTAAGCTGCAAACTTTCCCGTACGAGCCCCTAAGCGGTCATTTTCCTGCTCAGTCCCCACCTCACAGTGGACCGCCCTTACCTCCCCCCTTCCCACCCCCGTCTTACCCTCAGTCTACAGATTCGCTGAATGCCAGGATGTTACCTGCTTCAGGTACTGCTGAGCAAGGAAGAAAAGTTACAACGACAACAAACAGTGACCTAGAACTGACAGAACTGAAGACCAGAAGCAACCACCTTGGGCAGACAATGAATTCAACTGAATCAGCAAAATTACTGACCAGGAAGGCTGTCCCAGTTGAAATAATGACCAACAGTACAGTAGAAATACTGCCCTTTGGGACTGGGTCGGTCAATACAACCCCAAGAGACTATGCAATGGTCAATATAACTCCCGTCAACCAGTCTCTCTTACAAACTGAGCCTAAACCAAGTGGACTGGTTGAAGTAATGCCCAATGAGCTGCCTTCAGAGAAAAGTGGTTGTTTGCCACCCAGTTTGCCCGAAAAGGGGCGTTTGCTTGACGGTTCTCAGCCCAAAAGTGGGTGTTTCCCAATCCACTCTCCACCCAAAACGGAGGCTGATCTTCCACAGTTGGCCCTGACCCGTCCACCTAAATCACACACAGAAGTAAAAGAAGTTGTAGTTTCAGAGTTATATTTGCATTCCCGacccctcccacccccacccaCAAACCAACCATTACTCCCTCAATCTAAGGCCGGCTTGGTTGGGCCGGAAGAACACAGAAAAGGCTCGGAACCGAATTTCCCTTCTGATTGGTCAGCCAGTGGCAGCGTTCCGGAAGTTCATGACAACAAAAGTTCTACGGAAGTTTTGAAGAATTCCAGAAACAGACTTCCGTCCTTCACCGGTTCTGCCAGTCTGAGCGGTTCCTCTGAATACACAGACCCCTTAATGGGGGCGTCCATTTCGAACTTTGACCTCTTGGCTTTCCAGCGGCAACGCAGGCCTCACGctgtccctccctctccctctctctccccttctctccctccttcttCCCTTCTGCGGACCTCTCCCCCTCTTCCTATGCCTCCCTCCACTCGTCCTCTacctcttcctctctccccttcccttcctcctcctctctcctcccctccccagctTCCTCCTGCCTACCAAGCTAAAATTTCACCTACAACTAATGAAGCCGCTTTAAGAGAGACAGCAATGCACGATAATAAAGACCAGAACGTCAGTGAAGTAACAGCTTCCCTAGACATTGCATCTTGCCATTCTCACCTTACAGAAACTCCCAGTTGCCCTCTAAGTATAAAGCCCAGCAAGTCTGTATTGACTGAAATAATGACCACACAACAAACAACGCCCTCCCAGTCACTAATTAATGAAATAACACCTGAAAGCTCAGATATAATGTCTCTATTTACTGAATCGACTACCACAGATCCTTTATTGAAAGAAACAAGTTCACTACTGGAGGATATAGCATGCAATATCATGTCCACAGACTCTGTTTTGTCCAACAAGACTTTTTTGACAGACATGATGTCCAGCGAATCTGACTGGATGACATGCGACAAGACTTTTTTGACAGACGTGTCATCCAGACAGTCCGAATGGATGGACATAATGTCCAACAAGACGTTTCTGACAGACATACCGTCCAACGACATTCCACCTGACAAGCCTGAAAGGACAGAGATTGTGTCTAGAGGTTTGACAGACATTCAGTCTCATGGTCCAGCAGGGGGTGTCCACAAGGACTTACCGTCAAGCACCCAAATAACGTCCAGAAGCTCAACAGTTTTAACATCCGCAGACACTGAACTAGAGTCAGAAATTCTCCCTAAAGAGTCTGTATTAACAGAGATAACAGCCTCCTCTCTTGTGAACGAGATGAGTCTCAGTATTCCAGTATCGACAAACACTGAGCCCACAGCCTCTGCAGAGACAGTAGTAGACACTACACTGAGAGAAATAACATCTGACTTTGTAGCGACACCTAAAGAGCTTACAGATCTAACACCCTCAAAACCACTTGCGAATGCAATGAACTTcaaaacaacacagcacagtTCTGTAACCGAACCCAGAGAGTTGGCAGACGTGAAACAGTGTATTCACGCAGATACGGGTTTGAAAGACGCTGTTCCAGAGGAGATCACAGCCTCTCAAACACACGATCCAAGCTGGGACAGACCTCCAGGGGCAGAGGCAAGGTGTCAAGGATCTGTGGAAATAATCATAACACCGTCAGGACCTGAGTCTGAAGACTCCGTATTGTCTGAAATCACTCAGAAAGAGTCTGTCATTCCGACAGACGATACACTGACAGGTGTAGCATCCAGTGATTTAGAACTGACAGCAGTTGAACCGAAAGACTGTGTAGTGACAGGTGTTAAACCCAGAGAAGGTGTATTGACAGGAATTGAACCGAAAGACTGTGTATTGACAGGTGTTAATCCCAGCAAAGGTGTATTCACAGGCATTGAACCGAAAGACTGTGTATTGACAGGTGCAGAGCACCAgtattctctctctctgactTCCTGCAATTCCACACTGACAGAAATTCTGCCCAGTACCCTTTTATTGACTGAGGTCGCAGCCCACACCCCTGCCTTGGCAAAAtcaccacaaacacacactgcactgatAGTGGCCAAGGACTCTGTAGAGGTACAGACTGGAATCACTTTTGCACACTCGGCACTGAAAGCAATGGAGCCCAATGCTGTGACAGAAGCGACTGCATTGGAAGGAACAGAACAAACCCTGGAGCTGGAAATATCCAAGCCAGAGAAGGAAACAGCGTCCGGCGATGCTTCTTTGACCGAACTATCCCTCCCGTTGAAAACAGCACTGACAGATCTGACCCTCTCACAGATATTGCCATCAAACCAGTCTGAAACAGAGCCTGCAGACTCAACTTGCATAACATCAAGCCACCATCCTGCCACGGAATCTCTCGGGTTGGAAGCGACCCCATCAGAACAGTCATTAACAAAATCCCTTAACCTGTCTTTGACAGACGTAGCATTCCCTAGCTtgactccctcccagtccctcctgtTTTCGGACATCACCCCTTCAGACCAGTCCCTCTCCTTCCCAACCCCCACGGACTCCGgcttctcccccctctcctcctccctggaCTGCCTGACCCCTGCAGACCCCCCAGAGGGGACCGGGGGCTTCAGGATGCTGGGAGCCGACACCCCCCATCGCGACTCTGCCTATTTCTCGGACGGAGAGAACGAGACGGAAAGGGTGAGGAGTGGAGGGGTGTGGGGGCAGCAGCAGCCACAGCAGAGAATGAGAAATGTGCCGGATGATTTCGGCCACTTAACAGACTTTAAATACTTTAAGATGGGAGAGCTCTATCTTCCAAGTCAGCCTAGGAGACTGGAAGGGATACTAGAGAACTTTGAGAGTGAGGAACTTGAAAAACAAGATCTCCAGGACTTGGAGAACGAAGAAAGCAAAGGTCTACTCCAGAACTTCCAGAACAGAAACCAGGAACCGAAAGTGCTTGGGAACTTTAAGAACACTGTAATTGAGAACGATGGTGATACTCATGCAGGGCAGATAGTGTCTGATAAGGTCTGCAATTCAAACAAGTTAGAGACGGTAGATGATACAGTCAGAAGGAGCACACCCCTCCAGGGGCTGCTGAATCGAGATTCAAAGAATCTTGTAGATCCTGCTTGGAATGTGCATGAGAACTTCGAGAACAAGGGTTCTAAGTTCTGTGAGGACATGATCCCAGAGGAAATTGAAAACACCTTAATAGCCAACTTTGTCACCAAAAGTCCGGATCCAAAAATGGAGATCAGGGATTCTAGAGTGTTGGACATCCGAGGTTCTAGAGTCTTGGAGAGCAGAGGTTCTAGACTATTGGAAGGTTACGGACAAAAACGACTTGAAGATGTTGAGCCATCTAGAGATGTCAGGAACACAGATCCTGCATTCCAAGACAGAACAGATTCCAGACAGGACTCAGGCATCAGGATACCAGAACACAGCTCGCTCCAGAACTGCAGCAGTGCGTATTCTAACAACAATAGCACCAATTCTGAAGCTTCAGAAGAGACTAAATACCTAGAACACAGCCCCTTCTGGAACTTTGAGAGCAAAAGTCTAGAAGTCAACTCATTTCAGAATGCTGGTGAAAGTGAAATGAAGGATCCTCAAGATCAGATCTTACTCGAAAACAGAGATCCAGAGCGAGATTCACTCGAGAACTTTGAAAACCTGGAGATTTTGTGTCAGAATTCACTTGAGAACTTAGAAATGATCTCTGGGACGAGAGATCCTGAATTCAAGAACAGAGATTCCAGTAGCTCGGAGATGAGGGGTCTAGAGCAGAACTTACTTGAGGGCTCTGAGAAATCACACATGAAAGAAATAGAGCTCTTTGAGAAAGGGGCTCAAAATGCCCTCCAAAACTCCAGAGATCCAAAACACAAGAGCAAAAAGATTGAAGATAACCGGCCTGAAAATACTCAGAACTTTGAAACGCGTGATTCCACCATTCGGAACACAAAGACCACAGAGCAAAGTTCACCGCCAAGCTCTGAGCTGACCGGAGTGGACGACAAGAGAGGCCTTCCAGTATCAGATCAGGGGTCATTGGACCGgaagagaggtcaaaggtcattgTCCAAAAAACAGGCCAAGAACGGACTGATGATGCAG GTGTGTGAGGAAAGGCTTCAGTTCTCGCTGAGAGAGAATGTGAACCGTAATGTCCTGTCGGGTGGATGCGTGACAGAGAGGGTTGAACTGAGACCCTGGGGTCATCCAGGGTCAGTGCCCGCCCTACCAGCCAAGGAGAGGGCGAGCGAGAAGGAGGGAGAACTGCACGACAGCCTGAG AAATCAGAGTAGCGATTGCCTCGAACCTACAGCCAACGACATTGCAGAAGACCATAGAACAAGCCGTAATGATGACACAGTGAGTGCACCTGAAGCAAAGGAGGCTGGGACATTGGAGGAGCCACCAGCTGATGACATCACCAATGGGCCACCGAAGCTCCCGATTGGCCCAGATCCTGAGACCACACCTCCTCAACCCCAGCACATCCAATCAATGAAAG CGAAGCTagcccgtctctctctctccctccccccgctCACCCTCGACCTCTCCCTCACCACCAGCCCCAAGTCCTTGTGGGGGCGGGAGCAGGACGAGGAGGAGGGGCCTGGGCACGGGGCAGGAAGTGACCCGGAGGACGAGGAGGATGGAGGGGCGGGGCCTGTGATCGTCGTCACGGAGACGGAGACGGACAGGCGGCACAGCCTGCGCAGCCTGTTGAAGTCTCCTCGCTCGCTTGAGGAGcatgctgagagagagagggagagggagaggaggcgCAACGTATCATTCTTCGATGATGTCACCGTCTATCTGTTCGACCAG GAAATCCCCACCAATGAGCTCAGTTCTGGCTCTGCCCCGACAAGCCCCTCCCCTTCCTATGATGCAACAGGAGAGTCTGGCTCCAACGCCTTCCTGGATGACGGATTGG GTGGCAGCAGCCTGCAGTGGGAGGATGAGTTTCCAGAGACCAAGGAGGCAGAGCCTGATCTGATCACATCATCCCGCTTCACTGTCATCCCAGCCGAGGACCCGCCCACTCTGACCGAGACAGGGCAACTGAACTGA